The stretch of DNA TCGCCCCCGGCCCGTGGACGGACACCGCGATCGCAGCGTGGGCGGCGTCCTCGGGCGGCGCGCCCGACGATGTGATCGCCGGCCTCGCATCCGGCGATCAGCGCGCCTCGGCCGTCATCGATCCGGGTTTCATCCAGGCCGCGGCGAGCGCCGACTGGCTGCTCGTCGTCGAGGATGCGGTCCGCTTGATCCCGGCGAACGCCACACAGTTCCGGCGACGCACGACGCTCGACGAGACGCGCCGGTTCTACGCGGCCGCCGATCTCGCCGACTCCGGATACGAGCTCGCGATCCCGGCGCAACGGGTGCGGGACGCCGCTGCCGTCATGGTGGCCGCCGACGCCCTCGGCGTCGCCGTAGCGACGATGCGGATGACCATCGACTACGCGACCGTGCGTCAGCAGTTCAATCGGCCGATCGGCTCTTTCCAAGTGGTCAAGCACAAGATCGCGGACATGCTCATCGCGATCGAGGGCCTGCGATCAACCACGTACTACGCCGCCATGGCCCTCGACGTCGACCTCACCGACGCGTCGTTGACCGCGAGCGCAGCCAAGGCGTTCGCCGCCGAGAAGGTCCCGGAGATCACCGGCGAAGCGCTGCAGATCCACGGCGGAATCGGGTTCACCTGGGAACACGACCTGCACCTCTATCTGCGCCGCGCCAAGACCGACGAAGTCCTCGGCGGCGCTGCGGACTTCCATCACGATCGGGTGGCGACGCTGTTGGTGTGACCATCCCGCACGACGCGAATGGAACGGGCGGCGACTCTCAGGTCCGAAAGTCGCCGCCCGTTCGCGTACTCGGGTCGATCACCGGGCGGGCATCGCCGGATCTCGCGGCAGGCCGAGCACCTGCTCGGCGATGGTGTTGCGCTGGATCTCCGACGTGCCCGCACCGATCGTGGAGGCACGGGTGGCAATGAATCCCATCAGCCACCTGCCCTTCTGCACCGCGAGATCGCTGCCGCGCGTCACGATCCCGTCCGCCCCGAGCATCTCCACGGCGAACTCGTGCAATTCCTGCTCGAACATGGTGATGAACAGACGTGACACCGACGACGCGGCACCGGGCTCGCCGCGCACGATGATGTCGTTGATGACGCGGCTCGCGTTGTACTTCATCAACCGCACGCGGATCTCGAAGTCCGCGATACGATCGCGGATGATCAGATCGGAGCCGAGGCCGCGCTCGCGAACGAGGTCGATGAGTTCATCGAGAATCCGGCGATAATTGGTCGCCTGGTTCATCGCTCCGGCCGCGCGCTCGTGCCCCAGCGAGGTCCGGACCAGCGGCCAGCCCTCGTTCTCCTCCCCGATCCGGTTGTCGACCGGCACCTCGACATCGTCGAAGAAGACCTCCGCGAAGTGCGCGGCGCCGGTGATGTCTCGCAGCGGGCGCACGGTGATGCCCGGGGAGTCGGCGTCGATGATCAGATAGGTGATGCCCTTCTGTCGCGACTCCTGCGTTCCCGTGCGCACCAGGGTGAAGAAGACGTCGGCGTCCGAACCGTGTGTCGTCCAGACCTTCTGTCCGTTGACGATGTACATGTCGCCCTCGCGGCGCGCCGTCGTGCGCAGCGCCGGAAGATCCGAACCGGCGCCGGGCTCCGAATAGCCCTGGCACCAGATGAGATCCTGCCGAAGCATCGGTCCCAGCCAGCGCTCCCGCTGCTCGGGGGTGCCGTACTTGATGATCGTCGGGGCGACGATGCCCAGCCCCGTCCCCAACGGGGACGGAACACGGGCGCGTGCCGCCTCCTCCTGGTAGATCACCTGCCGCGCGAACGACAGTCCCATGCCGCCGTACTCGACCGGCCACGAGGGGCCCGTCATCCGCGCGTCGTACATCGACGCGTGGAACGCTCGAACCCAGGCCTTGCGCTCGTTCGGATCACGCGGTCTGCGCCCGGGGGCGTTCTCAGCGAACCAGCGGCGGATCCGCGCCCGGAACTCGTCGTCGGTCTCGGCGTCGTGATCGACCGAAGTCGTCTGCTGCGCCATGGTCATACCTCCATCAGGTCGGCGATGCGGACGCGGTGCGCGGTGGGCGCGCCCAGGACGATGGTCGACACGGTGGCCCGTCGAAGATACAGATGCGCATCGCATTCCCAGGTGTAGCCGATGCCGCCGTGGAACTGAACGTTCTCGCGACTCGACTTCGCGTACGCGGTGGCACACCAGGCAGCGGCGGCAGAGGTGGCGATCGCACCTTCCGGATCACCGTCGGCGAGCAGCGCCGCAGCGTAGAACGCGGCCGAGCGACCGGACTCGATCTGCACCAACAGGTCCGCGCACCGATGCTTGATCGCCTGAAACGACCCGATCGGACGCTCGAACTGCACGCGGATCTTCGCGTACTCCACGGTCATGTCCAGCGCTGCGGACGCACCGCCGATCTGCTCGGCCGCGAATGCGGCCGTGGCGAGGTCGCCGGCACGGGCGATCGCATCGGCGTCGCCGGTGTCGATCCGGGTCGCCGCCGCGTCGGTGAACTCGACCGACGCCACCGCGCGCGTGATGTCGAGCGTCTCGACCGGCGTGGCCCGCACACCGGACTGGTCGGCGTCGACGGCGAACAGACCCACCTCGTCACCGATGCGCGCCGCGACCAGGATCAGGCCCGCCGTCCCGCCGTCGACGACGTAACGCTTGGTGCCCGACACCGTCCACTCCGCGCCGCCGCCTCGCTCAGCCGTCGTCGCGACGTCTGTCGTGTCGAAGCCGAGGTCGGTGTCGCTGACCGCGACCGTCGCGGTCAGTGAACCGTCGGCGATCCGCGGGAGGAACGCGGCCTGCGCGGTCGTGTCCGCACAGGCGGTCAAGGCCTGCGCAGCCAACGCGACCGTCGAGAAGTACGGCCCAACGTAGAGCGCTCGCCCGAGCTCTTCCATGACGACGCCCAGCTCGACCGGCCCCATCCCGGTTCCCCCGTACTGCTCTGGCACGGCCAGACCCTGCAAGCCCAGCTGTTCGGCCATCTGGCGCCACACCGCGGGGTCGCCCGCGGCACCGCCGTCGGCCAGTTCGCGAACCCGCTCGGGGTTCGACTTCTCCAGAAGGAATCGCCGCACCACCTCGCGCAGCTGGTCGTGTTCCTCGGACCATCCGGTGATCATCGTCGTCCTCCGTCGCCTCGCGCGATGCGGAAACGAACATCGCGACTCGTACAGTTTAATCAGTTATCTGATTCTACAGGAAGGCAGAGACCGCGGCCTACGGTTCGCGACGCGCACCGCCGAGGAACACCTCGACGATCGGCCCGACATGGTCCCCTGGGACGGCACGGGCGTGTTCGCGATCTGCGGTACGCAGCGCGAGGACATGCATCAGCACCGCGCCGTAGAACTGCTCGACCATCGCCTGCACGGTCACCGATCGCGACAGGTCGCCCGCGTCGACGTAATGCTGAAACACCGCGGTCGCATCCGTGCGGTGACGCGCGACCACGCGGTCATAGAACTCCGCCACTGGCGGTTCATCCGTCGCCATGTCGACAGAGGCCCGGATCGTCGCCCAGCCCCCCGGATCCAGAAAATGACGCATGAGTGCCGCAGCCAGCGCCACCAGATCGGCTCGCACATCGCCGGCAAGCAACACCGCCGCGCGAGCGGACACCCGCTCGGAACGCAGCTCCAGCGCGTCCAGCAGAAGTCCTTTCTTGTCGGACCAGCGCCGATAGAGCGCCGCCTTTCCCACCCCCGCCTCGCGGGCCACACCGTCCATCGTGAAAGCCGACCATCCGCGCCGGGCGTATACGACCAGCGCGGCATCGACGATGCGACTACTGACGTCCGGATCTCGCGGTCGTCCACGACTCGCCTCATTTCCCACAGCCTCGATTCTGACCGATGTCGACGGACGCGGCAGCAGCGGTCGACTCCTTGCGGACGAAAGTCGTTCCGTATATGTTTCGTGATGCACGACATAGAGATAACTCATTCAGCGATTCAAGTGCCGCTGAGTTCACGATCACGAGGAGTTCTGATGACCGACCGAACACCACCTCCCGTCCACCTCCATATCGGAGACGCCACTCTCGCCACCGGATCGGCCGCCGCCTATGACCACGTCGATCCCGCAACCGGAACCGTGAACGCGCAGATCCCGATGGCTGACGCCGCCGACGTCGACCGCGCGGCGATCGCCGCCCACGAAGCGTTCGACTCGTGGCGTCGAACCACTCCGCAGGAGCGCCGAGCCCTGCTGCACAGGCTCGCCGATCTCATCGACGCCAATGCCGACGAGTTCGGACGACGGGCCGCTCTCGACAACGGCACACCGGCACAGGCGGCGGCCGCCGGCGTGGCCGCGGCAGCGGAGTGGACTCGCTACTACGCGGGCTGGGCGGACAAGCTCACCGGCGAAGTGCAGGGCGATCCCCTCAGTGAGGGAGAGTTCGCCTATTCGCTGGCTCAGCCGTACGGCGTGATCGGCATCATCATCACCTGGAACGGTCCACTGATCTCCCTCTCGATGAAGATTCCCGCCGCGGTCGCGGCGGGCAACACAGTCGTGGTCAAACCGTCCGAGATGACCCCGTTCGCACCCGAACTGTTCGCCGAACTGGTCAAGGAGGCGGGCTTCCCTCCCGGTGTGATCAACATCCTGCCGGGCACGGCCGAAGCGGGCGCACAGCTGGTGACCCACGACCTCGTCAAGAAGGTCTCGTTCACCGGCGGCCCGGTGACCGCCGCGAAGATCCTTCAGGCCTGCGCCCCGTCGATGAAGCCCGCAGTCCTCGAACTCGGCGGAAAGTCGGCGAACATCGTCTTCGACGATGCCGATCCGGCGGCGGTGTGCCCCCACGCCGCGATGATGTCCGTCGGCCTGCTGACCGGCCAGGGCTGCGCCTTCCCGACCCGATTGCTCGTGCAGGAGTCGATATACGACCAGATCGTCGAGGGGGTCGCCGCGGTGGCCCGGACCATCGTCACCGGCGACCCGTTCGACGTGGACACCGTTTCCGGGCCCGTCGTCAACGAGGCCGCCGCCGATCGGATCATGGGTGTGATCGAGCGTGCGAAGAACGACGGCGCGCGCCTGGTCTGCGGCGGCCACCGCGTCGACCGCCCGGGTTTCTTCATCGAGCCCACCGTGTTCGCCGATGTCGATCCCGGATCGGAGCTCGCGCAGAACGAGGTGTTCGGTCCAGTGCTCGCGATCACGAAGTTCCGCACCGAGGCGGAGGCTATCGAGATCGCCAACTCGACCGAGTACGGGCTCTCGGGCTACATCCAGACGGCCGACCTGAAACGCGCGACCCGCGTCGCAGCCGAGTTGGAGACCGGCGAGGTCCTGATCAACGGTGCCGCCAATCTCGCGGCCCGACGGCCGTTCGGCGGCATCGGATTGAGCGGCACCGGCAAGGAAGGCGCCCGTGCGGGCATCGAAGAGTTCTTGCAGGTCAAGAGCGTAGCGATGGGACTGTAGACCATGCTGAACCTCGAAGGACAGAAGCTGCCGCTCGACTCGCTCGTCGACCGGGTCGCGTTCATCACCGGCGCGGGGCGAGGCCAGGGCCGCGCCCACGCCGTGCGTCTGGCAGAACTCGGCGTCGACATCATCGGCGTCGACATCTGCGAAGACATCGCCTCATTCGACTACCCCTGCGCGTCGAGCGACGATCTGTCTGAGACCAAGCGCCTTGTCGAGGCCGCCGGACGACGGATGCACACCGGTGTCGCGGACGTCCGCGACTTCCCGACGCTGAAGGCCGTGTTCGACGCGGGTTATGCCGAGTTCGGCAGGATCGACATCGTCATCGCGAACGCGGGCATGATCCGGTACGGTGCCGAGATCGATCCGCAACAGGAATGGCAGGACACGCTCGACGTCATTCTGACCGGTGCGTTCAACACCGTGCGCGCCTCCATCGACGCTCTGGTCTCCGGCGGCCGCGGCGGATCGATCGTGCTGACGTCGTCGTCCGCCGGACTGAAGGGCACCGCATCGCCCGATGCCAGTCCGCAGGCGTACACCGCAGCCAAGCGCGGTCTCGTCGGCTACATGCAGACGCTGGCGAATCAGTACGCACCGGACATGATCCGAGTCAACACCGTCCATCCGACCGGTGTCGTGTCGGGTATGACCGTGAATGACGCGATAGCGGCCAAGGCCGCCGAGGCGGGCAGCAACATCCAGGCGATGCAGAACGCGCTGCCCATCTCGATCCTCGACGCCGAGGACATCGCGAACGCGGTGGCCTTCCTCGTCTCCGACCAGGCGAAGTTCATCACCGGCACGCAGTGGGCCCTCGACGCGGGATTCTCGGTGCGCTGAGTCATCACGTCACAGTAGAGAAAGAGTCGGCCCGCCGCTTGACCGAGCGGTGGGCCGACTCTTTGCTCTACTGTGTCCGGCTACGCCGTCGGCACGCTGTGATCTGCCTGCTCCGCGATCTTCTGCACCACGTTGCGGCGCACGAGCTTGCCGGTCACCGTGCGCGGAATCTCGTTCCAGAACCAGAAGTGATCGGGAGTCTTGCTCGACCGCAGCCCATCGCGAACGAAGGCGCGAAGCGCGTCTGCGTCGACCGCGTGACCGGTGCGCAACACCACGGCGGCCTCGATGCGCTGCCCCCACTCCTCGTCCGGCACACCGACCACCGCGACGTCGAGGACATCGGGATGGCGCATCAGGACCTCCTCGATCTCCGCGGGCGCGATGTTCTCCGCGCCGCGGATGATCGTGTCGTCGATGCGCCCGCCGACGAACAGATAGCCGTCTGCGTCGAGGTATCCCTGGTCCCGCGTGTCGAAGTATCCGTCGGCGTCCACAGCGCGCCCGATCCCGGCGTACTCGGCGGACACCTGGTCACCGCGCACGCAGATGTGGCCTACGACGCCCGCGGGTACCGGCCGACCGTCGTCGTCGCGGACCTGCACGTCGACGGAGGGCAGGACCTGCCCGACCGATGCCAGTCGCGCGCGCACCGCCGGGTCGTCGGACGCGAGCGCCGCCCGATGGTCGTCCGGGCCGAGAACCGCGACAGTGCTACTCGTCTCGGTCAATCCGTACGCGTTGACGAATCCGACCTCCGGCCACACCGCCAGGGCCTTCTCGATGACCGCACCCGGCATCGGCGCACCACCGTAAGCGAGGGACGTGAGCGACGGCACCGCTCCGTCGACTCCGCCGTGCACGGCCTCGATGATCCGCGCGAGCATCGTCGGAACGACGAGCGCGTTCGTGACGCCTTCCTCCCGCACGGTCTGCAGCCACTGGTCAGGAGTGAACTGCTCGAGGGTGATCGTCCGACGACCCGCGTACAGATTGGAGATCACGTTGGCGACCGCCGCAATGTGGTACGGCGGCACACTCACCAGCGCGGCGTCGTCCGGTGCGGCGTTCATGTACTCGACGGAGCCGAGGACGTACGACACCAGATTGCTGTGCCGCAACAGCACGCCCTTCGGTTCGGACGTCGTTCCACTCGTGTAGATCACCACTGCCGGACCGTCGTCGTCGACGGGTTCGGGCTCGGCAGCGCCGTCCTCGGCGGTGAGTTCCAGCCACTCGTCCATCGTGTGCGCGGACAGGCCGGACTCCGTCAGCAACGCCACACCCCGGTCGTCGCCGATGCCCAGCGCATTCGGATGTTTGGCGATCAACGCCTCGAGCTGTTCGGCCCCGAGACGATAGTTGAGCGGAACCAGCGGGACGCCCGCATACGATGCGGCGAACATGGCGACCGGGAAGGCCGGTCCGTTCGGGCCGAGATAGACGATCGCGTCGGCCTGAACCGCATCGACCACGGCCGCACCGGCCACGGCCCGATCACGCAGATTCGCCGCGTCGAACCCCGTCGCCCGACGGCCGACGACGATGCGCTCACCGAATCCGTCGGCCGCCATGTCGAGAAGCATGGAGAGTCTCACGAGTACGTCCTTCTCAGTCCGACGTCGGCAGCGGCTTGGCCTCCGCGATGACGAGGAGTTCACCGTTCACCGCGAGCGATCCATCGCCGGCCTTGGTGCACAGGACTTCGAACTCACCGGTCGCGTCGACATATCGCTTACCGATCTGCGAGCCCTTCATCTGCTCGGGATCCGCGGTCGCCTCCGGAGCGACCTGACCCTTCTCGACCATCGGCACGCCACCGCAGGTGATCGTCACGTCGGCACCCGACAGTTTCGTCACGATCACGGTCGTGGTGTCCACGGCGCTGGCCAGCGCCAGACCCATCCGAAGTTTCATGTCTTCGTTCCTCGCCTTCGGCTACAGATAAAATGTTGTGGTCCATACTACATTAATCAGTTAGATTAATGTATTGTTTATGGAAGGTGGAGTCGAGCTCGCAACGCCGACTTCTCGACCTTGCCCAGGGCCGTCCGCGGCAGTTCGGCCACCACCCTGATCACCGTCGGCGCCTTCTGGCGAGCCACACCGTGCGCGACGAAGAAGTCGGCGGCCTCGGTCGGTGTCAGGTCGCCGTCGCGCAGCACGACGAAGGCCGCGACAGTCTCGCCGAGCCGAGGGTCGGGCGCCGCGATCACCGCGACGTCCGCCACTCTCGGGTGCGCACCCAACACGTCCTCGACCTCCCGCGACGCGATGTTCTCACCGCCGCGGACGATGATGTCCTTCTTGCGATCGGTGATCGTCAGATACCCCTCGGCATCCAGATGCCCGACGTCGCCGGTGCGAAACCAGCCGGCATCGAACGCCGCGTCGTCGAGAGAACCGTCCCGATACCCCGCGAACAGTTCGTCGCCCGAGGTCAGAATGTCTCCGTCCACACCGACCGGCAGGTCGAGCCCGGCGTCGTCGACGATGCGTACCCGGTTGCCCGGCTGCACGCGACCGTCAGTACCGGCCCGCTTGTCGATCGGGTCGGCTGTCGATCCCGCCGAGACGGTCGGATGCTCGCTCGATCCGTACGCGCGATACGCCACGATGCCCGCCGCGTCCGCCCGAGCGATCAATGCTTCGGGCACCGTCGCTCCGCCCACCAGGTAGTCGCGGAGCGTCCGGAGAGAAACCGAGCCGCGATCGCGGGCGTCGAGGAAGTCCGCCAAATGCACCGGCGCCCCGCCGGTGGCCGTCACCGCGTGCTCGTCGACGAGTCCGGCGGCGCGCTCGGCGTCCCATCGATCCATCAGCACCGTCGGAGTTGCGAGCACGAGGATGCGGAGCAGCCCGTTGACACCGGCCATATGGCCCGGCGGAAACACCGCGAGGTGGCAGGTGCCCGGCCCGGCGTTGCCGGCGACGACGGGCGAGAACGTGTCGGCCAACAGCGACCGGTGCGTATGCCGGACCCCTTTCGGTGATCCAGTGGTCCCCGAGGTGTAGACGAGCAGCGCGCAGTCGTCCGGATCGCGGTCGGGCGCAACGAATGCAGCCTCGTCGGCGTGCGCGTCGGCCCAGGAGACGGCCTCATCGGGGACGTCGTCGCCGAGCACCACGACCGTCTCGACCTCGGCGAGCGCGTCGATCTCGGCCGCGGTGACCGGGCGTCGCCTGCCGAGGAACGACGACGTCAGGGCGACGACCTTCGCGCCGGAGTCACGCAGAATGAACGACAGTTCACGCGGACCGTAGTTCGGCACGATCGGTACGATCGTGGCGCCGACGAGGATCGCGGCGGCTTGCAGCACTATTCCCTCGGACCAGTTCGGCAGTTGCAGCGCGACCACGTCACCGCGTCCGACGCCGATCGACTGCAGCCAAGCGGCGACCACACGCGCCTCCCGCCCGACGCCGCCCAATGACACGATCGCCGGGCGTTCATCGCTGACAATCGTCACAGATGCGTCGGGATGGGCTCGGACCGCCTCCTCGACGGCGTCGCCGAGGGTGGTCGGCATCCGCGCGGCCGCAGCAGTCATACCGCGATCGCCCGTTTCATGTCCCGGGCCACCGACTCCAGCAGTTCGACGCGGCTCACCTTCGACGACGGCGTCCGCGGAAGTTCCGGCAGAACCGATACGTGGACGGGCACCTCATACGGCAGCAACTGCTCTCGACAACGGACCAGCAACTCCTTGACCAATTCCGACGGGTCGTCGACCACGGCGTCGTCGGTCAACTCCACAGCCGCCACCGGGACCTGTCCCAGTCGGTCGTCGGGAAGCGGAGCCACGGCGGCCTCCCCGACCGCCGGATGCGACTCCAGAACTTTACGCACGGTGTCCGGATGCACCTTGAAGCCACCACGTACGATCGCGTCGTCCGCGCGACCCTGGATCCACAAGAATCCGTCCGCGTCGATCATCGCGAGGTCGCTGGTACGCAGCCATTCGTCCGGGCCGACCGGCGACTGCGCGGTGCGGATCTCCAGCCTGCCCGATCGCCCCTGCCCGAGATCTACGCCATCGTCGTCGGCCACCCGGAGAGTCACTCCCGGAATCGCCCGACCGGCGCTGCCCGCCTTCGACGTCCACCACTTCTCGTGCATCGTCTTGGTCCAGTAGGCGACAGCTCCGGCGAACTCGGTGGCCCCGTAGGTCGGCAGCACTCGAATCCCGTAGACCTCCAGGAATTGGTCGATCATTTCGGGCGGGCACGCGGTGGTGCCGGTGGTCACCACCTCGATCGACCTGAGTTTCTCGGCGGGCACCTTCTCGGTGAGAATCGTGCGCAGCAGTGCGGGCACCAGGCCTGTCGCGCGTGGCCGGTGCCGTTCGACAGCTCGAACCCAGGGCTCGAGTTCGAACTTTCGCATGAGGCAGACCCGACGGCCGGCGTACAGCGGCCCGAGTGCACCCCAGAATCCCCCGATGTGCACCAACGGTGTCACCACCATCGTCACGCCGCGCCGAAAGAGCGTGTCGGTCGGCGGTGCGGGCACACTGGACGTGATCGCCGTGTCGAACTGCCGTTCGCGGATCAGCACCCGCTTCGGCGGCCCAGTGGTCCCGGAGGTCAGCATCTCTACGATGACGCCGGGCGACGAGTCGCTCGGCCGGACCTCGCCGAGACCCTTCACCTCCCGCACCCCGTCCACGGACAGTTCGAGAACCGCCGCATCGCCGACTGCTTCCATCACGCCTTCGCCGGCGAGCGCCACACGAGTACCCACCACCACCGGAAGCTCGGCCCGCTGGATGTCGTGGGAGAGACGTCGCGGAGGCTGCAGCCCGCTCAGGGTGACGATGCACCGGTTGCGCGCGATCAACGAGACGAGGACCCCGACATGCTCGGGTCGGTTCTCGAGGACTATGCCGACTCGTGCCCCGTCCGGGAACCCGTTGGCCGTCAGCCACGCGTCCAGTGTCCGGTCGATCGACTGCAGGTCACCCCACGTCCGCCACTGCTCCTCGAACTCGATCGCCTCGGCGTCAGTGGGAGCCTCGTCCAACAACTGTCGGAATCGCGAACGGCTGTCCATGTCAGCGGCCCTTCCAGACCGGTTCGCGCTTCTCCGCGAAGGCGCTGGCCCCTTCGCGCGCGTCCTCAGACGTCATCACCGGTGCGATGAGCGCGTTCTGCTTGTCCCAGCCCTCCGCGAACGTCCAGTCTCCCGCGGTCCGTGCTATCTGCTTGGTCACCGCAACCGCGAGCGGTCCGTTCGCGGCGATGGTCGCCGCGAGCTCGAGAGCACCGTCGATCGCGCCGCCCTCGTCGGTCAGGCGGTTCACCAGGCCGAGAGTGGCGGCGCGTTCGGCGGTGATCGGATCGCCGGTCAACAACATCTCGAGCGCGATCGCCTGCGGGAGTCGTTGCGGCAGCAGCATCGCCGCCCCCGCACCGGCCACCAGCGCCCGCTTCACCTCGGGGACTCCGAACTTCGCGTTGCGCGCGGCCACCACCATGTCGCAGGCGAGTAGAAGCTCGAAACCCCCGGCGACGGCCCATCCCTCGACAGCCCCGATCAGCGGCTTACGAGGAGGTGTCTGGGTGATACCTGCCAGCCCACGGCCGTCAACGGTCGGCGTCTCACCTCGCAGGAACGCCTTGAGGTCCATACCGGCGCAGAACGTCCCGCCCGCACCGGTCAGCACACCGACGCGGAGGTCGTCACTTGCTTCCAGCTCGTCGACGGCGGCGGCTACGCCCTGTGCGACAGCACCGTTGATCGCGTTCTTGGCCTCGGGCCGGTTGATCGTGATGACTTGAACGCCGCCCCGACGCTCGACTAGTACTTCGTTCGACATGCCGTCTCCTTGTGATCTCGCGAATGCGACCGACGCCGCACCGATCGACGGCATCAGAAACTGATTGCCGTAGACGCTAGCACATAATCAGTTTAATCATTAAGCTGTCTAAAGACAGGAACGAGAGGAAAACCATGCCCGCACCCCGTTCGGTGTACACCCCCGAACATGAAGAGTTCCGAGGGGTCGTCCGCGACTTCCTCGCCCGAGAGGTCGCCCCGCATCATGAGCGGTGGGAGGCCGCCGGCCAGGTCGACAAGAGCGTCTACGTGGCAGCCGCGCAGGCCGGTGTCATGGGATTCTCGGTTCCCGACGAGTACGGCGGGCTGGGCGTCGATGACTTCCGATACAACGCGATCGTCGCCGAGGAACTGGCCGCATCCGGACTGAGCGGGCCCGCACTCACCTTGCACAACGACATCATCGCGCCATATCTGCTGCGTCTGACGACCGAAGACCAGCGCAGGCGCTGGCTCACCGGCCTCGCCGCCGGGGAGAAGACCTTCGCCATCGGCATGAGCGAGCCGACCGCCGGATCGGACCTGGCAGGCATCCGAACCTCGGCCGTCCGGGACGGCGACAGGTGGGTGATCAACGGCCAGAAGACATTCATCTCCAACGGGATCCTGTCCGACGTCGTGATCGTCGTGTGCCGCACCGATCCCGACGCGGGCCACAAGGGATTCAGCCTCATCGCGGTCGAGGACGGCACTCCCGGATTCGAGCGCGGTCGCAAACTCGACAAGATGGGCCATCGAGCACAGGACACGGCCGAGCTGTTCTTCGCCGACTGCCGCGTCCCGGCGTCGAACCTGCTCGGCACCGAAGGCCGCGGCTTCTACCACCTGATGGAGAATCTGCCGTCCGAACGACTGTCGATCGCCATCAGCGCGATCGCCGGTGCCCGCGCCGTGTTCGATCAGACCGTGCGGTACGCACATGACCGCCACGCCTTCGGCCAGGAGATCGGGTCGTTCCAGGCCAACCGGTTCGCCATCGCCGAGATGGCCACCGAACTCGACATCGCGCAAGTCTACATCGACAACTGCATCCAGCGGGTCGTGGAGGACACCCTGACGGCCGTGGACGCCGCGAAAGCCAAGTGGTGGTGCACCGAGTTGCACAAGAAGGTCGTCGACCAGTGCCTGCAGCTGCACGGCGGCTACGGCTACATGCTCGAATACCCGGTGGCCAAGGCCTACCAGGACGTGCGAATCAGCACCATCCTGGGCGGCACCACCGAGATCATGAAGGACATCATCGGGCGCGACCTCGGATTCTGACCGCCCTTCCTCGAAACGAAAGAGAGAACCAAGAGTATGGACATCACGGACAAGCGTGCGGTCGTCGTCGGCGGCGCCTCCGGCATGGGCCGGGCCAGTGCTGAACTCCTGGCCG from Gordonia humi encodes:
- a CDS encoding AMP-binding protein; the protein is MRLSMLLDMAADGFGERIVVGRRATGFDAANLRDRAVAGAAVVDAVQADAIVYLGPNGPAFPVAMFAASYAGVPLVPLNYRLGAEQLEALIAKHPNALGIGDDRGVALLTESGLSAHTMDEWLELTAEDGAAEPEPVDDDGPAVVIYTSGTTSEPKGVLLRHSNLVSYVLGSVEYMNAAPDDAALVSVPPYHIAAVANVISNLYAGRRTITLEQFTPDQWLQTVREEGVTNALVVPTMLARIIEAVHGGVDGAVPSLTSLAYGGAPMPGAVIEKALAVWPEVGFVNAYGLTETSSTVAVLGPDDHRAALASDDPAVRARLASVGQVLPSVDVQVRDDDGRPVPAGVVGHICVRGDQVSAEYAGIGRAVDADGYFDTRDQGYLDADGYLFVGGRIDDTIIRGAENIAPAEIEEVLMRHPDVLDVAVVGVPDEEWGQRIEAAVVLRTGHAVDADALRAFVRDGLRSSKTPDHFWFWNEIPRTVTGKLVRRNVVQKIAEQADHSVPTA
- a CDS encoding class I adenylate-forming enzyme family protein, with protein sequence MTAAAARMPTTLGDAVEEAVRAHPDASVTIVSDERPAIVSLGGVGREARVVAAWLQSIGVGRGDVVALQLPNWSEGIVLQAAAILVGATIVPIVPNYGPRELSFILRDSGAKVVALTSSFLGRRRPVTAAEIDALAEVETVVVLGDDVPDEAVSWADAHADEAAFVAPDRDPDDCALLVYTSGTTGSPKGVRHTHRSLLADTFSPVVAGNAGPGTCHLAVFPPGHMAGVNGLLRILVLATPTVLMDRWDAERAAGLVDEHAVTATGGAPVHLADFLDARDRGSVSLRTLRDYLVGGATVPEALIARADAAGIVAYRAYGSSEHPTVSAGSTADPIDKRAGTDGRVQPGNRVRIVDDAGLDLPVGVDGDILTSGDELFAGYRDGSLDDAAFDAGWFRTGDVGHLDAEGYLTITDRKKDIIVRGGENIASREVEDVLGAHPRVADVAVIAAPDPRLGETVAAFVVLRDGDLTPTEAADFFVAHGVARQKAPTVIRVVAELPRTALGKVEKSALRARLHLP
- a CDS encoding class I adenylate-forming enzyme family protein, with translation MDSRSRFRQLLDEAPTDAEAIEFEEQWRTWGDLQSIDRTLDAWLTANGFPDGARVGIVLENRPEHVGVLVSLIARNRCIVTLSGLQPPRRLSHDIQRAELPVVVGTRVALAGEGVMEAVGDAAVLELSVDGVREVKGLGEVRPSDSSPGVIVEMLTSGTTGPPKRVLIRERQFDTAITSSVPAPPTDTLFRRGVTMVVTPLVHIGGFWGALGPLYAGRRVCLMRKFELEPWVRAVERHRPRATGLVPALLRTILTEKVPAEKLRSIEVVTTGTTACPPEMIDQFLEVYGIRVLPTYGATEFAGAVAYWTKTMHEKWWTSKAGSAGRAIPGVTLRVADDDGVDLGQGRSGRLEIRTAQSPVGPDEWLRTSDLAMIDADGFLWIQGRADDAIVRGGFKVHPDTVRKVLESHPAVGEAAVAPLPDDRLGQVPVAAVELTDDAVVDDPSELVKELLVRCREQLLPYEVPVHVSVLPELPRTPSSKVSRVELLESVARDMKRAIAV
- a CDS encoding crotonase/enoyl-CoA hydratase family protein, with the translated sequence MSNEVLVERRGGVQVITINRPEAKNAINGAVAQGVAAAVDELEASDDLRVGVLTGAGGTFCAGMDLKAFLRGETPTVDGRGLAGITQTPPRKPLIGAVEGWAVAGGFELLLACDMVVAARNAKFGVPEVKRALVAGAGAAMLLPQRLPQAIALEMLLTGDPITAERAATLGLVNRLTDEGGAIDGALELAATIAANGPLAVAVTKQIARTAGDWTFAEGWDKQNALIAPVMTSEDAREGASAFAEKREPVWKGR
- a CDS encoding acyl-CoA dehydrogenase family protein, with product MPAPRSVYTPEHEEFRGVVRDFLAREVAPHHERWEAAGQVDKSVYVAAAQAGVMGFSVPDEYGGLGVDDFRYNAIVAEELAASGLSGPALTLHNDIIAPYLLRLTTEDQRRRWLTGLAAGEKTFAIGMSEPTAGSDLAGIRTSAVRDGDRWVINGQKTFISNGILSDVVIVVCRTDPDAGHKGFSLIAVEDGTPGFERGRKLDKMGHRAQDTAELFFADCRVPASNLLGTEGRGFYHLMENLPSERLSIAISAIAGARAVFDQTVRYAHDRHAFGQEIGSFQANRFAIAEMATELDIAQVYIDNCIQRVVEDTLTAVDAAKAKWWCTELHKKVVDQCLQLHGGYGYMLEYPVAKAYQDVRISTILGGTTEIMKDIIGRDLGF